GGTCCTCCGAAGGCGGGGCGCCCGCCCCGGCGACCTCCTCTGCACCACCGGAACCCTGGGGGCGGCGGGGGCGGGGCTCCGGGTCGCCCTGGAGGCCGAGGGAAAGGGGATCGGATCCGACCCGGGGCTCATCGCCCTGACGAGGAGGCTTTTGGAGCCGTTCCCGAGGCTGGAGGAGGGGAGGGCCCTCGCCCTATCGGGGGCTGCCACCTCCATGATGGACAACAGCGACGGCCTCGTCCTCTCCCTCTACGAGCTCGCCGAGGCGAGCGGCGTCGGCTTCCTCCTCCAGGAGGAGAAGATCCCCATCGACCCCCTGGTGGCCCTCGTCGCCGAGGATCGAGACGACGCCCTCGACCTCGCCCTCACCGCCGGGGGGGACTTCGAGCTGATCTTCACCCTCCGCCCGGAGATGATCGGTGAGGCGGCCCGGGCCTGCCGCCTCGCCGTCATCGGGGAGGTCACCGCAGAGGGGGTCCGCCTCCAGTCGGCTGGGGGGACGGAAGATCTGAAGCCC
The sequence above is drawn from the Methanothrix harundinacea 6Ac genome and encodes:
- the thiL gene encoding thiamine-phosphate kinase; its protein translation is MAQRCEDLGERRLVRRIAEILGISERDDCAMVEDGEDYLVWTTDMLHRRADFPDIATGWQIGWMAAAVNLSDVAAMGAAPTGLLSAAGIPPETELEYVEEIFAGMKDCARRFGTRVLGGDLDSSDELTLVGTALGRVERNRVLRRRGARPGDLLCTTGTLGAAGAGLRVALEAEGKGIGSDPGLIALTRRLLEPFPRLEEGRALALSGAATSMMDNSDGLVLSLYELAEASGVGFLLQEEKIPIDPLVALVAEDRDDALDLALTAGGDFELIFTLRPEMIGEAARACRLAVIGEVTAEGVRLQSAGGTEDLKPRGYEHLRSPEG